A DNA window from Altererythrobacter sp. B11 contains the following coding sequences:
- a CDS encoding response regulator, which produces MKHCLIVDDSRVIRRVSRHIVESFGFAVSEAENGEEALVACDAAMPDVILLDWNMPVMDGISFIAELRRREGGGVPKVLFCTTENDVAHIRQAIEAGADEYVMKPFDHDTLQMKLQIIGAA; this is translated from the coding sequence ATGAAGCATTGCCTGATCGTCGATGATTCCCGCGTCATCCGCCGGGTTTCGCGGCACATTGTCGAAAGTTTCGGCTTTGCCGTGTCCGAAGCGGAGAATGGCGAGGAGGCGCTGGTCGCCTGCGACGCGGCGATGCCCGACGTGATCCTGCTCGACTGGAACATGCCGGTGATGGACGGGATATCCTTCATTGCCGAACTGCGCCGGCGCGAGGGCGGGGGCGTGCCCAAGGTGCTGTTCTGCACCACCGAGAACGACGTGGCGCATATCCGCCAGGCCATCGAGGCCGGGGCGGACGAATATGTGATGAAGCCGTTCGACCACGATACGCTGCAGATGAAGCTGCAGATCATCGGCGCGGCCTGA
- the cheB gene encoding chemotaxis-specific protein-glutamate methyltransferase CheB, with protein MTDMSSALGFHPGDQRGPRALRVLVVDDSPVVRSVLRSIIVAEPDLVLAATAGSAEEALDLLDTTSVDVILLDLEMPGRGGLGAIPQIVAKGAPARVFVLSSLTVRGAEQTLAALSLGAADTLAKPRPGEYGPSYREMLARRIRALGRVARRRRNEAALAERPPLRSCCAHRPELLAMGASTGGIHALVQLLGALPARVSVPILVTQHLPSSFSEAFARQLHAASGRETLVAADRMPVRPGRILVAPGHAHLALATGADGGLLVRLDNTPAANGCCPSVDVMFASCARQFGARTMGVVLSGMGRDGAEGADALVASGGTVLAQDAASSAVWGMPGAIAAAGLASALLSPEQIAYRIASCTAQA; from the coding sequence ATGACCGACATGAGTTCCGCGCTCGGCTTTCATCCCGGTGACCAGCGTGGGCCGCGGGCGCTGCGGGTGCTGGTGGTGGACGATTCGCCGGTGGTGCGCAGCGTGCTGCGCTCCATCATCGTCGCCGAACCCGATCTGGTGCTGGCCGCCACCGCCGGTAGCGCGGAAGAGGCGCTCGACCTGCTCGACACCACATCGGTGGACGTGATCCTGCTCGATCTCGAGATGCCGGGCCGGGGCGGGCTGGGCGCGATCCCGCAGATCGTCGCCAAGGGTGCCCCGGCGCGCGTCTTCGTGCTGTCCTCGCTCACCGTTCGCGGGGCGGAGCAGACGCTGGCGGCGCTGTCGCTCGGCGCGGCGGACACGCTCGCCAAGCCGCGCCCGGGCGAATACGGGCCCTCCTATCGGGAAATGCTCGCCCGCCGCATCCGGGCGCTGGGGCGGGTCGCGCGGCGCCGGCGCAACGAGGCTGCCCTGGCCGAGCGGCCCCCGCTGCGCAGCTGCTGCGCCCACCGGCCGGAGCTGCTGGCCATGGGCGCTTCCACCGGCGGCATCCATGCGCTGGTGCAGCTGCTGGGGGCGCTGCCGGCGCGCGTGTCCGTGCCGATCCTGGTGACGCAGCACCTGCCGTCCTCCTTCTCCGAAGCCTTCGCCCGCCAGCTCCACGCCGCCTCCGGGCGGGAGACGCTGGTCGCCGCCGACCGCATGCCGGTGCGCCCGGGGCGCATCCTGGTGGCGCCGGGGCATGCCCATCTGGCGCTCGCCACCGGTGCCGACGGAGGGCTGCTGGTGCGGCTCGACAATACGCCGGCGGCCAATGGCTGCTGCCCCTCGGTGGATGTGATGTTCGCCAGCTGCGCCCGGCAATTCGGCGCGCGCACCATGGGTGTGGTGTTGTCCGGCATGGGGCGCGACGGGGCGGAGGGCGCGGACGCGCTGGTCGCCAGCGGCGGCACCGTGCTGGCGCAGGATGCCGCCAGCTCCGCCGTGTGGGGCATGCCCGGCGCGATCGCCGCCGCGGGCCTTGCCTCCGCCCTGCTTTCGCCGGAGCAGATCGCCTATCGCATCGCCAGCTGCACGGCGCAGGCGTGA
- a CDS encoding CheR family methyltransferase, producing the protein MTGALASAAPLPLPGGCSPDPREVALGIVAGLLEARTGQRLTAERSWRVGGALSGVLRRHGLVSIEELGERLARPDEAALARQVVDALLNNETSFFRDRLLFDQIDSCVLPDLAARRARGRRLTVWSAGCSTGQEAYSLAILLASAPERWRGWKIDILATDVSASMVAAAREGLYSQFQIQRGLGVAQMMRWFEEDPGGWRARPELRRMVRFAEHNVLNEAPPPGRFDLILCRNVLIYFDHPTRAAVLDRLAAAMTDDAWLMLGNGETADASEKLCPMRNCWGFRRAGAAVDIALQGFRRSAPSKA; encoded by the coding sequence GTGACCGGCGCCCTCGCCAGCGCGGCGCCCTTGCCGCTGCCCGGCGGATGCTCGCCCGATCCGCGCGAGGTGGCCCTCGGCATCGTCGCCGGCCTGCTGGAGGCGCGCACCGGCCAGCGGTTGACGGCTGAACGGAGCTGGCGCGTGGGCGGCGCGCTTTCCGGCGTTCTGCGCCGGCACGGCCTGGTCTCGATCGAGGAACTGGGAGAGCGCCTCGCCCGCCCCGACGAGGCGGCGCTGGCGCGGCAGGTGGTGGACGCGCTGCTCAACAACGAAACCTCCTTCTTCCGCGATCGCCTGCTGTTCGACCAGATCGACAGCTGCGTGCTGCCCGATCTCGCCGCCCGGCGCGCGCGCGGCCGCCGTCTCACGGTGTGGTCGGCGGGGTGCTCCACCGGGCAGGAAGCCTATTCGCTTGCCATCCTGCTCGCTTCCGCGCCGGAGCGGTGGCGTGGCTGGAAGATCGACATCCTCGCCACCGATGTGTCCGCCAGCATGGTCGCCGCCGCGCGCGAGGGGCTCTATTCGCAGTTCCAGATCCAGCGCGGGCTGGGCGTGGCCCAGATGATGCGCTGGTTCGAAGAGGATCCGGGCGGCTGGCGCGCGCGCCCCGAACTGCGCCGCATGGTCCGCTTTGCCGAGCACAATGTGCTGAACGAAGCGCCGCCGCCGGGCCGATTCGACCTGATCCTGTGCCGCAATGTCCTGATCTATTTCGATCACCCGACTCGCGCTGCGGTGCTGGACCGGCTGGCCGCCGCGATGACCGATGATGCCTGGCTGATGCTGGGCAATGGCGAGACGGCGGACGCCAGCGAAAAGCTCTGCCCTATGCGGAATTGCTGGGGTTTCCGCCGCGCCGGTGCGGCCGTGGACATCGCGCTTCAAGGCTTCCGCCGCTCAGCGCCGTCAAAGGCGTAG
- a CDS encoding putative bifunctional diguanylate cyclase/phosphodiesterase, translated as MPSAFLVTAPIAVLTLISAVVLGLLIRRLGDSHGTFAILLWGGLAYAAAAAFAIRHGLANIARLETLGLTDSLAGLPNRRALHLDYARGSPSQPRALALVDLDGFKTINDQYGHFVGDRLIKECAALLRDLCGKDARAYRLGGDEFAILVTGPIAGNILEGICRSMLTRLERPIQIDKRSVVIGASVGLSRSTENDAFSSSELLRRSDVAMYASKEAGKNRCTWFTKDFDRDRDLAQKVEEDLRETLRRNELRIVYQPLVDAQSCDIVAVEALLRWHRDDGSEISPTSFIAVAEETGLIYPIGLWVLRKACADALGWGEIKLSINVSPAQLRNPEFPIDLGQILEETGFPASRLELEITETYLVNDPVVASRNLDVIRHFGVSIALDDFGSGYASIGFLRSFRFEKLKIDRSLIVDAAKDGGSLAMLASSIATARAMNMAVTAEGVETAAQAELVRAAGCDQIQGWYFYRAMEAAEMGKCFRKSRDNMERAHGSVA; from the coding sequence GTGCCATCCGCATTTCTGGTTACCGCGCCCATCGCGGTGCTCACGCTGATTTCCGCTGTCGTGCTCGGCCTGCTGATCCGCCGGCTGGGTGATTCCCATGGCACCTTCGCGATCCTGCTGTGGGGCGGGCTAGCCTACGCCGCCGCCGCCGCCTTCGCCATCCGCCACGGTCTGGCCAACATCGCCCGGCTGGAAACGCTCGGCCTTACCGACAGCCTCGCCGGCTTGCCGAATCGCCGGGCGCTGCATCTCGATTACGCCCGCGGCAGCCCCTCGCAGCCGCGCGCCCTGGCGCTGGTCGATCTCGACGGCTTCAAGACGATCAATGACCAGTATGGTCACTTCGTCGGCGACCGGCTGATCAAGGAATGCGCCGCCCTGCTGAGGGACCTCTGCGGCAAGGATGCCCGGGCCTATCGCCTGGGGGGCGATGAATTCGCCATCCTCGTCACCGGCCCGATCGCGGGCAATATCCTGGAGGGCATTTGCCGCTCCATGCTCACCCGGCTCGAACGGCCGATCCAGATCGACAAGCGATCGGTGGTGATCGGCGCCAGCGTGGGCCTGTCGCGCAGCACGGAGAACGACGCCTTTTCCTCGTCAGAGCTGCTCCGCCGTTCCGACGTGGCAATGTATGCCTCCAAGGAAGCGGGGAAGAACCGCTGCACCTGGTTCACCAAGGATTTCGACCGCGACCGCGATCTGGCGCAGAAGGTCGAGGAAGACCTGCGCGAAACGCTGCGGCGCAACGAATTGCGCATCGTCTACCAGCCGCTGGTCGATGCGCAGAGCTGCGACATCGTGGCGGTGGAAGCGCTGCTGCGCTGGCACCGGGATGACGGATCCGAAATCAGCCCCACCAGCTTTATCGCCGTGGCGGAAGAAACCGGCCTGATCTATCCGATCGGCCTGTGGGTGCTGCGCAAGGCCTGCGCCGACGCACTGGGCTGGGGCGAGATCAAGCTGTCGATCAATGTTTCGCCGGCGCAGCTGCGCAATCCCGAATTCCCCATCGACCTGGGCCAGATCCTGGAAGAGACGGGCTTCCCGGCCTCCCGGCTGGAGCTGGAGATCACCGAAACCTATCTGGTCAACGATCCGGTGGTCGCCAGCCGCAATCTCGATGTCATCCGCCATTTCGGCGTCAGCATCGCGCTGGACGATTTCGGATCGGGCTATGCCTCGATCGGCTTCCTGCGCAGCTTCCGCTTCGAAAAGCTCAAGATCGACCGTTCGCTGATCGTGGATGCGGCAAAGGACGGCGGATCGCTGGCCATGCTGGCATCCAGCATCGCCACCGCCCGGGCAATGAACATGGCGGTGACGGCCGAAGGCGTGGAAACCGCCGCCCAGGCCGAACTCGTGCGCGCCGCCGGCTGCGACCAGATCCAGGGCTGGTATTTCTACCGCGCAATGGAGGCGGCGGAGATGGGCAAGTGCTTCCGGAAGAGCCGCGACAATATGGAAAGAGCGCATGGATCTGTCGCCTGA
- a CDS encoding methyl-accepting chemotaxis protein, with product MDLSPETARPDTMEQYAAELRHDRRELAAERAAVTPHGLAGRVAASIGWKLTVLFGAVASGALLMFCVASFTLLTGTAEGNALAISVMVIAGVMQILALLAIRFVRSELVVPIEQVCAAMRQLAGGDRKVDVPHADRRDEVGEMARCLLVVRKAANHFDRIRREREQASAEELRRQVELESEREELRARQAELLRRLSDRFETTVGEIVSSVAAASSQLQATASSMASSAEQSSMQTGDVSALLDEASAGVTAAAAASDEFAMSIGEISRQASTSAELARNASHAASEADSTISALSQSASEVGEIVEVISKIAQRTNLLALNASIEAARGGEAGRGFAVVAAEVKDLASQTGKATEAVARQIRAIQGTTTASVEALRDIARQIEELESTSVSIAAAVDQQSVAGHDLARSIDLAAQNTEHVSHNIQQWREASLATGEAAALVLTSATDLERQAVTLKTHVEEFVGQVRAG from the coding sequence ATGGATCTGTCGCCTGAAACCGCCCGCCCCGATACGATGGAGCAATATGCCGCCGAGCTGCGGCACGACCGCCGTGAACTGGCGGCCGAACGCGCGGCTGTAACGCCGCATGGGCTGGCCGGCCGCGTCGCCGCCTCCATCGGCTGGAAGCTGACGGTGCTGTTCGGCGCCGTGGCCAGCGGCGCGTTGCTGATGTTCTGCGTTGCGAGCTTCACCCTGCTGACAGGCACGGCGGAGGGCAATGCGCTGGCCATCTCCGTCATGGTGATCGCCGGCGTGATGCAGATCCTCGCCCTGCTCGCCATCCGCTTCGTGCGCAGCGAGCTGGTGGTGCCGATCGAGCAGGTCTGCGCCGCCATGCGCCAGCTGGCCGGCGGGGACCGGAAGGTGGACGTGCCCCATGCCGATCGGCGCGACGAGGTGGGCGAAATGGCCCGCTGCCTGTTGGTGGTGCGCAAGGCCGCCAATCATTTCGACCGCATCCGCCGCGAACGCGAACAGGCGAGCGCGGAGGAGCTGCGGCGGCAGGTGGAGCTGGAAAGCGAGCGGGAGGAACTGCGCGCGCGCCAGGCGGAGCTGCTGCGCCGCCTGTCCGATCGGTTTGAAACCACGGTGGGCGAAATCGTCAGCAGCGTGGCGGCCGCTTCCAGCCAGCTGCAGGCGACGGCCAGCTCCATGGCCTCATCCGCGGAGCAATCCTCCATGCAGACGGGCGATGTGTCCGCCCTGCTGGACGAAGCCTCTGCGGGGGTGACGGCGGCGGCGGCGGCGAGCGATGAATTCGCCATGTCGATCGGCGAGATCAGCCGGCAGGCTTCGACCTCGGCCGAGCTGGCGCGAAACGCCTCCCACGCCGCGTCAGAGGCCGATTCGACGATATCCGCCCTGTCGCAATCGGCTAGTGAGGTGGGTGAAATCGTGGAAGTGATCTCCAAGATCGCCCAGCGCACGAACCTGCTGGCGCTCAATGCCTCGATCGAGGCGGCGCGCGGCGGGGAAGCGGGCCGCGGCTTTGCCGTGGTGGCGGCGGAAGTGAAGGATCTCGCCAGCCAGACCGGCAAGGCCACCGAAGCGGTGGCGCGCCAGATCCGCGCGATCCAGGGCACCACCACTGCCAGCGTTGAGGCGCTGCGTGACATCGCCCGCCAGATCGAAGAGCTGGAATCGACCTCCGTTTCGATCGCCGCGGCGGTGGATCAGCAATCCGTGGCGGGGCACGATCTTGCACGCAGCATCGATCTTGCCGCGCAGAATACCGAACATGTCTCCCACAACATTCAGCAATGGCGCGAAGCCTCGCTGGCGACCGGGGAAGCAGCCGCGCTGGTGCTTACCTCCGCCACCGATCTCGAACGGCAGGCGGTGACGTTGAAGACGCATGTGGAGGAATTCGTCGGTCAGGTCCGCGCCGGCTGA
- the trxB gene encoding thioredoxin-disulfide reductase: MTTHTTRMLIIGSGPAGLSAAIYGARAGMQPIVVQGLQPGGQLTITTDVENYPGFRDVIQGPWLMQEMQAQAEHVGTRMMWDTITEVDIAGGSPFTAKGDSGDEYVGDVLVIATGAQAKWLGVPGEESLSGKGVSACATCDGFFYRGKKVAVIGGGNTAVEEALYLTNHSEDVTLIHRRGDLRAEKILQDRLFAHPRISVLWNKRVEEFLGDPLAGGLTGLRLADTETGEFSTFGCEGAFVAIGHAPATELFRGKLPMDESGYLLVKPGTPKTDVPGVFACGDVMDHTYRQAVTAAGTGCMAALDAERFLAEREFSKVAETAEA, translated from the coding sequence ATGACCACCCACACCACCAGAATGCTGATCATCGGTTCGGGCCCGGCGGGGCTTTCGGCGGCGATCTATGGCGCGCGGGCCGGGATGCAGCCGATCGTGGTGCAGGGCCTGCAGCCCGGCGGCCAGCTGACCATCACCACCGATGTGGAGAACTACCCCGGCTTCCGCGACGTGATCCAGGGCCCCTGGCTGATGCAGGAGATGCAGGCCCAGGCAGAGCATGTCGGCACGCGGATGATGTGGGACACCATCACCGAGGTGGACATTGCCGGCGGATCGCCCTTCACCGCGAAGGGCGACAGCGGCGACGAATATGTGGGCGACGTGCTGGTGATCGCCACCGGCGCACAGGCCAAATGGCTGGGCGTGCCGGGGGAAGAATCGCTATCGGGCAAGGGCGTTTCCGCCTGCGCCACCTGCGACGGCTTCTTCTATCGCGGCAAGAAGGTGGCGGTGATCGGCGGCGGCAACACCGCCGTGGAGGAAGCGCTCTATCTCACCAACCATTCCGAGGATGTGACGCTGATCCACCGCCGCGGAGATCTGCGCGCGGAGAAGATCCTGCAGGACCGGCTGTTCGCCCATCCGCGCATCAGCGTGCTGTGGAACAAGCGGGTGGAGGAATTCCTGGGCGATCCGCTGGCGGGCGGCCTCACCGGCCTGCGGCTGGCCGATACCGAGACGGGCGAGTTCAGCACCTTCGGCTGCGAAGGCGCCTTCGTCGCGATCGGCCACGCGCCCGCGACCGAGCTGTTCCGCGGCAAGCTGCCGATGGATGAAAGCGGCTATCTGCTGGTAAAGCCCGGCACGCCGAAAACCGATGTGCCCGGCGTGTTCGCCTGCGGCGACGTGATGGATCACACCTATCGCCAGGCCGTGACGGCGGCGGGCACCGGCTGCATGGCGGCGCTTGATGCCGAACGCTTCCTGGCGGAGCGGGAGTTCAGCAAGGTGGCCGAAACCGCCGAGGCCTGA
- a CDS encoding GMC family oxidoreductase codes for MTQTTDYLVIGGGSAGAVVAARLSEDPDVRVTLVEAGRNERHPLLTMPIAFPMVMADKRFNWGYEGEPEPHADNRRLRQPRGKGLGGSSLINGMLYARGHPRDYDEWRQLGLEGWSYDDVLPFFKRSENHWGPADHYHGTGGPLSITKHVPDKRLFPRFIEAAKSLGYKTQRDHHGPDQEGWGSPDISIHNGRRGSTAARFLHPAMKRPNLTVITGALATKIEISNGRATALQFIGDGREQRIEAEREIVLCGGAFNTPQLLMLSGIGPADELREHGIAVVQDLPGVGRNLQDHPSVGIISGAQREVTLTNELRFDRLTLSMLEWLATGKGRIANMPVTANGWVKTRPDLERPDAQCLFQPTSIFARPWFPGVKKPAPDVVAMACVQLRPEGRGWVKLASADPRAKPRILSNVLATENDRAFFRRIVPMIREIFATSPLAEVVGTEIAPGPDVRTDAEIDAWVRQAVNTAMHPVGSCAMGTGEDAVCDARLRVRGIEGLRIADASVMPRIVGGNTNAACIMIGEKAADMIRTA; via the coding sequence ATGACGCAAACAACAGATTATCTGGTGATAGGCGGCGGGTCTGCCGGCGCCGTGGTGGCAGCACGCCTGTCGGAAGATCCCGATGTGCGGGTGACCCTGGTGGAGGCCGGCCGGAACGAGCGGCATCCGCTGCTGACGATGCCGATCGCCTTCCCGATGGTGATGGCCGACAAGCGCTTCAACTGGGGCTACGAAGGCGAGCCGGAGCCGCATGCGGACAACCGGCGCCTGCGCCAGCCGCGCGGCAAGGGGCTGGGCGGATCGAGCCTTATCAACGGGATGCTCTATGCCCGGGGCCATCCGCGCGATTACGACGAATGGCGCCAGCTCGGCCTGGAGGGGTGGAGCTATGACGATGTGCTGCCCTTCTTCAAGCGGTCCGAAAACCACTGGGGCCCGGCGGATCACTATCACGGCACGGGGGGCCCGCTCTCCATCACCAAGCATGTGCCGGACAAGCGGCTGTTCCCCCGCTTCATCGAAGCGGCGAAATCGCTCGGCTACAAGACGCAGCGCGATCACCACGGGCCGGACCAGGAAGGCTGGGGATCGCCGGACATCTCGATCCACAACGGGCGGCGCGGCAGCACGGCGGCGCGGTTCCTCCATCCCGCGATGAAGCGGCCAAACCTCACCGTCATCACCGGCGCGCTGGCCACGAAAATCGAGATCAGCAACGGCCGCGCAACGGCACTGCAATTTATTGGGGATGGTCGCGAGCAGCGGATCGAGGCTGAGCGCGAGATCGTGCTGTGCGGCGGCGCCTTCAATACGCCCCAATTGCTGATGCTGTCGGGCATCGGCCCGGCCGACGAATTGCGCGAGCATGGCATCGCCGTGGTGCAGGATCTGCCGGGCGTCGGCCGCAACCTGCAGGACCATCCTTCGGTCGGCATCATCTCCGGCGCGCAGCGCGAGGTGACGCTGACGAACGAGCTGCGCTTCGACCGACTAACCCTGTCGATGCTCGAATGGCTCGCCACCGGCAAGGGGCGGATCGCCAATATGCCGGTGACGGCCAATGGCTGGGTCAAGACCCGGCCCGATCTGGAGCGGCCCGATGCGCAATGCCTGTTCCAGCCGACCAGCATCTTCGCCCGCCCCTGGTTCCCCGGCGTGAAGAAGCCCGCCCCCGATGTGGTGGCGATGGCCTGCGTGCAGCTGCGGCCGGAGGGGCGCGGCTGGGTGAAGCTGGCCAGCGCCGATCCGCGGGCCAAGCCGCGCATCCTGTCCAACGTGCTGGCGACCGAGAACGACCGCGCCTTCTTCCGCCGCATCGTGCCGATGATCCGCGAGATCTTCGCCACCTCTCCGCTGGCGGAGGTGGTGGGCACCGAAATCGCCCCCGGCCCCGATGTCCGCACCGATGCGGAGATCGATGCCTGGGTGCGCCAGGCGGTGAACACGGCGATGCATCCGGTGGGCAGCTGCGCCATGGGCACGGGCGAGGATGCGGTGTGCGATGCCCGGCTGCGGGTGCGCGGGATCGAGGGATTGCGCATCGCGGATGCTTCGGTCATGCCGCGCATCGTGGGCGGCAACACCAACGCCGCCTGCATCATGATCGGGGAGAAAGCGGCGGACATGATCCGCACGGCTTGA
- a CDS encoding nuclear transport factor 2 family protein yields MTEEDFRRYLAAFNARDFAGFSSYYADDVEFCLGDRKRIVGAQGIVAFYTRVFDHISEELEVLDLIVAPDGAALHSRTTFTTFKDWPDFEVWPTMKGDVRVVESINMYRTAGGKITQVKSGRFSSQ; encoded by the coding sequence ATGACCGAAGAGGATTTTCGCCGCTATCTCGCCGCCTTCAACGCGCGGGATTTTGCCGGTTTTTCGAGCTATTACGCGGATGACGTGGAGTTCTGCCTGGGCGACCGCAAGCGGATCGTCGGAGCGCAGGGGATCGTCGCCTTCTACACCCGCGTGTTCGATCACATTTCGGAAGAGCTGGAGGTGCTCGATCTCATCGTCGCGCCCGATGGCGCGGCGCTCCATTCCCGCACCACCTTCACCACCTTCAAGGACTGGCCAGATTTCGAGGTCTGGCCGACCATGAAGGGCGATGTGCGGGTGGTGGAAAGCATCAACATGTACCGCACCGCGGGTGGCAAGATCACCCAGGTCAAATCCGGACGATTCTCCAGCCAATGA
- a CDS encoding GMC family oxidoreductase, protein MIVGAGSAGSVLAARLTEDPATRVLLLEAGGGADKFLVRMPLGMMKAMLKPELTWRMMTEPEPHLNGRRLFLPRGKLLGGSSSINGMVYMRGHSRDYDRWAQMGCRGWSHSEVLLYFKRMERSWRADNAHYGHDGPLPVTKNNTQYLLHDELMQAVANAGYPVTEDIHSGAEEGASLVELTIDEKGRRASTYETYLKPAMQRPNLTVATEALTRRVVFEGRRAIGVEFERGGEVRVARARREVILSGGAYNSPQLLLLSGVGPAEQIAAQGIKVVHDLPGVGRNLGEHPRVPLEFAAKGKVTFVNQLRLDRAVRAVAQWYLFGSGPFARQLNSANPMLRSDPRLEQPDIQLFSNPVKLTAHLWFPGFVKSPPHAFSADVILLHPQSRGFVKLKSADPHDLPAIQLNLFDNEADLATARAGLRMARKIYGTEPQAGLIDHEVLPGAEVQSDEAIDAHVRATAGTTQHPVGTCAMGIGPGAVCDPELRVHGLEGLRVVDASIMPDVPGGNTNGPTIMIAEKASDIIRDRSLPAAENVREEEKV, encoded by the coding sequence GTGATCGTTGGCGCCGGATCGGCCGGCTCGGTTCTCGCCGCGCGGCTGACCGAGGATCCCGCCACGCGCGTGCTGCTGCTCGAAGCGGGCGGCGGGGCGGACAAGTTCCTGGTGCGCATGCCGCTGGGCATGATGAAGGCGATGCTGAAGCCCGAGCTGACCTGGCGGATGATGACGGAGCCCGAGCCGCATCTGAACGGGCGGCGGCTGTTCCTGCCGCGCGGCAAGCTGCTGGGCGGATCGAGTTCGATCAACGGCATGGTCTATATGCGCGGCCACAGCCGGGATTACGACCGCTGGGCGCAGATGGGCTGCCGGGGCTGGAGCCATTCGGAAGTCCTGCTCTATTTCAAGCGGATGGAGCGGAGCTGGCGCGCGGACAATGCGCATTACGGGCATGATGGCCCGCTGCCGGTGACGAAGAACAACACCCAGTACCTGCTGCATGACGAGCTGATGCAGGCGGTGGCCAATGCCGGCTATCCGGTGACGGAGGACATCCACAGCGGCGCCGAAGAGGGCGCGAGCCTGGTGGAACTGACCATCGACGAGAAGGGCCGCCGCGCCTCCACCTACGAAACCTATCTCAAGCCCGCCATGCAACGGCCGAACCTGACCGTGGCAACCGAGGCGCTGACCCGGCGCGTGGTGTTCGAAGGGCGACGCGCCATCGGCGTGGAATTCGAACGCGGCGGCGAGGTGCGCGTGGCCCGCGCACGGCGCGAGGTGATCCTGTCCGGCGGGGCCTACAACTCGCCGCAATTGCTGCTGCTCTCGGGCGTGGGCCCGGCGGAGCAGATCGCTGCGCAGGGCATCAAGGTGGTGCACGATCTGCCCGGCGTTGGGCGCAATCTGGGCGAACATCCGCGCGTGCCCCTGGAATTCGCCGCGAAGGGCAAGGTGACCTTCGTCAATCAGCTGCGGCTCGATCGCGCTGTGCGGGCGGTGGCGCAGTGGTATCTGTTCGGCAGCGGGCCCTTCGCGCGGCAGCTCAACAGCGCCAATCCCATGCTGCGCAGCGATCCGCGGCTGGAGCAGCCGGATATCCAGCTGTTCTCCAATCCCGTGAAGCTGACCGCGCATCTGTGGTTCCCCGGCTTCGTGAAGAGCCCGCCGCACGCCTTTTCCGCCGATGTGATCCTGCTCCACCCGCAATCGCGCGGCTTCGTGAAGCTGAAATCGGCCGATCCGCACGATTTGCCGGCGATCCAGCTGAACCTGTTCGACAATGAGGCCGATCTCGCCACGGCCCGTGCCGGCCTGCGCATGGCGCGCAAGATCTATGGCACGGAGCCGCAGGCAGGGCTGATCGACCATGAGGTGCTGCCCGGCGCAGAGGTGCAGAGCGACGAGGCGATCGATGCGCATGTCCGCGCCACGGCGGGCACCACGCAGCATCCGGTGGGCACCTGCGCCATGGGCATCGGCCCCGGCGCCGTGTGCGATCCCGAATTGCGGGTCCACGGGCTGGAAGGGCTACGCGTGGTGGATGCCTCGATCATGCCCGATGTGCCCGGCGGGAACACCAACGGCCCCACCATCATGATCGCCGAGAAGGCGAGCGACATCATCCGCGACCGCAGCCTGCCGGCCGCGGAGAACGTCCGGGAGGAGGAGAAGGTATGA